A window of Longispora fulva contains these coding sequences:
- a CDS encoding geranylgeranyl reductase family protein, producing the protein MCPAGVSGPRRLGRVESFDVAVVGAGPAGSTAALAARRGGADVVLLDRSDFPRDKPCGDGLAPEVFDVLAALGVGDAAAGYPAVPTLRLVSPGGEVVARALHAGTRTIPRQVFDHRLVAAAVDAGVRFRRHRVRSVEQLGDRVVIDGTFTARVVVGADGAGSVVRQALGHPGNPPGHVALAIRGYAPAPAGPPEQRIVTIPGRWPAYAWSFPIGDGRANVGYGELLRGEALTRGYLLAQLGALLPDLELDAATDWRGHHLPLSTRRPAPGRGRLVLAGDALSLINPFTGEGIYYAVVSGTLAGAAAAGAVSATGGADVADRYRRALTRRLGGHLRHTAVAARLGRWPRLADAAVRAARDDQRVFDTLLAVGLADGRLTPAALWRIARRL; encoded by the coding sequence GTGTGCCCCGCTGGGGTGTCCGGGCCGCGTAGGCTCGGGCGGGTGGAGAGCTTCGACGTCGCGGTGGTCGGTGCCGGGCCCGCCGGTTCCACAGCGGCGCTCGCCGCCCGGCGCGGCGGGGCGGACGTCGTCCTCCTCGACCGGTCGGACTTCCCGCGCGACAAGCCGTGCGGCGACGGCCTGGCCCCCGAGGTGTTCGACGTGCTGGCGGCACTGGGCGTCGGGGACGCCGCTGCCGGGTACCCTGCGGTGCCGACGCTGCGTCTCGTGTCCCCTGGGGGCGAGGTGGTCGCCCGTGCGCTGCACGCCGGCACCCGCACCATCCCCCGCCAGGTGTTCGACCACAGGCTCGTCGCGGCGGCCGTCGACGCCGGGGTCCGGTTCCGCCGGCACCGGGTCCGGTCGGTCGAGCAGCTCGGCGACCGGGTCGTGATCGACGGGACGTTCACCGCCCGGGTCGTGGTCGGCGCCGACGGGGCGGGTTCCGTGGTGCGCCAGGCGCTCGGACACCCCGGCAACCCGCCCGGCCACGTGGCGCTCGCGATCCGGGGCTACGCTCCCGCGCCGGCAGGCCCGCCCGAGCAGCGGATCGTGACCATCCCCGGGCGCTGGCCGGCGTACGCGTGGTCGTTCCCGATCGGGGACGGGCGGGCGAACGTGGGCTACGGCGAGCTGTTGCGCGGTGAGGCGCTGACCCGGGGGTACCTGTTGGCGCAGCTCGGAGCCCTGCTGCCCGACCTCGAGCTGGACGCCGCCACCGACTGGCGCGGCCACCACCTGCCGCTGTCGACCCGCCGGCCGGCCCCGGGCCGTGGTCGGCTGGTGCTGGCCGGCGACGCGCTGTCCCTGATCAACCCGTTCACCGGCGAGGGCATCTACTACGCCGTCGTGTCGGGCACCCTGGCCGGGGCGGCGGCCGCCGGTGCGGTCTCGGCCACGGGCGGGGCGGACGTGGCGGACCGGTACCGCCGGGCCCTCACCCGCCGGCTCGGCGGCCATCTGCGGCACACGGCCGTCGCGGCCCGGCTCGGCCGCTGGCCCCGGCTGGCGGACGCGGCCGTGCGGGCCGCCAGGGACGACCAGCGGGTGTTCGACACGCTGCTCGCGGTGGGGCTGGCCGACGGCCGCCTGACCCCGGCGGCCCTGTGGCGGATCGCCCGCCGCCTCTGA
- a CDS encoding GNAT family N-acetyltransferase: MASADFAGPRVTFREWTPDLLPAFMAIATHPLVVETLRDDEQPTAEAIEQSLDLWRTTTPRNRYEFAIMVGGQAVGTCGLARVGIPGRHAQLGYALHPDHWGRGLATEAAALLLDFGFGELGLHRIEADTVGLPASDRVLEKIGMRREGVSRRSAWVRGAWHDQNNFAVLAGDAR, encoded by the coding sequence ATGGCATCCGCTGACTTCGCCGGCCCCCGCGTGACCTTCCGCGAGTGGACCCCCGACCTCCTCCCCGCCTTCATGGCCATCGCCACCCACCCGCTGGTCGTGGAGACCCTCCGCGACGACGAGCAGCCCACCGCCGAGGCCATCGAGCAGTCGCTCGACCTGTGGCGGACGACCACGCCCCGCAACCGGTACGAGTTCGCGATCATGGTCGGCGGCCAGGCGGTCGGCACCTGCGGCCTGGCCCGGGTGGGCATCCCCGGCCGCCACGCCCAGCTCGGCTACGCGCTGCACCCCGACCACTGGGGACGCGGGCTGGCCACCGAGGCCGCGGCGCTGCTGCTCGACTTCGGCTTCGGCGAACTCGGGCTGCACAGGATCGAGGCGGACACCGTCGGCCTACCGGCGTCGGACCGGGTGCTGGAGAAGATCGGCATGCGCCGCGAGGGCGTGTCCCGGCGGAGTGCCTGGGTGCGGGGCGCATGGCACGACCAGAACAATTTCGCGGTACTGGCCGGGGACGCCCGGTAG
- a CDS encoding amidohydrolase family protein — protein MDVLIDGHCHSVLADDDVDLGRWATEAAHSTLDGALGLALRRWCAPVVDLEPHVPVEVYAARRRELGAAEVNRRMLAAARLDTLLVDTGLDAPGLVPMSELARVREVVRLEHVAEHATGDWAEALHAATRGAVAVKSIAAYRCGLDLDPRRPTAAEVRRALAGRSGRLADPVLHRHLLWLAVDLGLPIQLHTGFGDSDVPLARADPALLQPWLVAVEPYGVPVVLLHCYPFHRQAGWLAQVFEHVYVDVGLTVAQTGTRATAVLGEFCELTPFDRLLFSTDAFGLAELYLVGAAQFRHSWRILVDGWLADGALSPADAAAIGDRVGAGNARRLYRLGQPDPPVGRVNE, from the coding sequence GTGGACGTACTGATCGACGGGCACTGCCACTCCGTCCTCGCCGACGACGACGTCGACCTGGGCCGGTGGGCCACCGAGGCCGCGCACAGCACCCTCGACGGCGCCCTCGGGCTGGCGCTGCGCCGGTGGTGCGCGCCGGTGGTCGACCTGGAGCCGCACGTACCCGTCGAGGTCTACGCCGCCCGGCGGCGTGAACTCGGCGCGGCGGAGGTGAACCGGCGGATGCTGGCCGCCGCCCGGCTCGACACGCTGCTCGTCGACACCGGACTGGACGCCCCGGGCCTGGTGCCCATGAGCGAACTCGCCCGGGTCCGGGAGGTCGTCCGGCTCGAACACGTCGCCGAGCACGCGACCGGGGACTGGGCCGAGGCGTTGCACGCGGCGACCCGGGGCGCGGTGGCGGTGAAGTCCATCGCCGCGTACCGGTGCGGGCTCGATCTGGATCCGCGCCGCCCCACCGCGGCCGAGGTGCGCCGCGCGCTGGCCGGGCGCTCGGGCAGGCTGGCGGATCCGGTGCTGCACCGGCATCTGCTGTGGCTGGCCGTGGACCTCGGGCTGCCGATCCAGCTGCACACCGGGTTCGGCGACTCCGACGTGCCCCTGGCGCGCGCCGACCCCGCGCTGCTCCAGCCCTGGCTGGTGGCCGTCGAGCCGTACGGCGTGCCGGTGGTCCTGCTGCACTGCTACCCGTTCCACCGGCAGGCAGGCTGGCTGGCCCAGGTGTTCGAGCACGTCTACGTCGACGTCGGCCTGACCGTGGCGCAGACCGGCACCCGGGCGACGGCCGTGCTGGGCGAGTTCTGCGAGCTGACCCCGTTCGACCGGCTGCTGTTCTCCACGGACGCGTTCGGCCTCGCCGAGCTGTACCTGGTCGGGGCGGCGCAGTTCCGGCACTCGTGGCGGATCCTGGTCGACGGCTGGCTGGCCGACGGGGCGCTGTCCCCCGCCGACGCGGCCGCGATCGGCGACCGGGTCGGGGCGGGCAACGCGCGACGGCTCTACCGCCTGGGGCAACCCGACCCGCCGGTCGGCCGCGTGAATGAATAG
- a CDS encoding threonine/serine dehydratase, with protein sequence MISRSDVEAAAARIAGRVRTTPVARVEPGAFGATPDLWLKLEFLQHTGSFKARGAFNRILEAAEAGALPAAGVVAASGGNAGLAVAYAAASVGVPAMVYVPTTAPQVKVAKLHKLGATVRQVGAEYAEAYAAAVAHAEWAGALFCHAYDQPEICAGQGTLGLELLDQLGGELDTVLVAVGGGGLFAGVAGALDGHARVVAVEPEGIPTLHEALAAGRPVDIAVGGVAVDSLGARRIGDIAFDVATRTKATSLLVSDQAIVDARRLLWDRCRVAVEHGTAAALAALTTGGYVPADGERVAVLLCGANTDPSDLA encoded by the coding sequence ATGATCAGCCGTTCCGATGTCGAGGCCGCCGCCGCCCGGATCGCCGGCCGGGTGCGGACCACGCCCGTCGCCCGGGTCGAGCCGGGCGCGTTCGGTGCGACCCCGGATCTGTGGCTGAAGCTGGAGTTCCTCCAGCACACCGGCTCGTTCAAGGCCAGGGGCGCGTTCAACCGGATCCTCGAGGCTGCCGAGGCGGGGGCGTTGCCGGCTGCGGGCGTCGTGGCCGCGTCCGGGGGCAACGCGGGGCTGGCCGTGGCGTACGCGGCGGCGAGCGTGGGCGTGCCGGCCATGGTGTACGTGCCCACCACCGCCCCCCAGGTGAAGGTCGCCAAGCTGCACAAGCTCGGCGCGACGGTCCGCCAGGTCGGCGCGGAGTACGCCGAGGCCTACGCGGCGGCCGTCGCGCACGCGGAGTGGGCCGGTGCCCTGTTCTGCCACGCATACGACCAGCCGGAGATCTGCGCCGGGCAGGGCACCCTCGGCCTGGAGTTGCTCGACCAGCTCGGCGGCGAACTCGACACGGTTCTGGTCGCGGTCGGAGGCGGCGGCCTGTTCGCCGGGGTGGCCGGGGCGCTGGACGGGCACGCCCGGGTGGTGGCCGTGGAGCCCGAGGGCATTCCGACGCTGCACGAGGCCCTGGCCGCCGGCCGGCCGGTCGACATCGCGGTCGGCGGCGTCGCCGTGGACTCCCTCGGGGCGCGCAGGATCGGGGACATCGCCTTCGACGTGGCCACCCGGACGAAGGCCACCAGCCTGCTGGTCTCCGACCAGGCGATCGTCGACGCGCGCCGGCTGCTGTGGGACCGGTGCCGGGTGGCCGTCGAGCACGGCACGGCCGCGGCGCTGGCGGCACTGACGACCGGCGGGTACGTGCCGGCCGACGGCGAGCGGGTCGCGGTGCTGCTCTGCGGGGCGAACACGGACCCGTCCGACCTGGCCTGA
- a CDS encoding TetR/AcrR family transcriptional regulator, whose protein sequence is MAEQKAASLRARVRAEMVDEIKHVARRHLAADGANLSLRAVARDLGMVSSAVYRYFASRDDLLTALILDAYNALGDAAERAEAAVPRGDLLGRWLAVAHGLRGWVLAHPEEYALIYGSPVPGYAAPQDTVEPSTRPVVLLGGILADAGRAGLLIDRGDPPLPAALAAEVRRIAEFTAAVDVPQDAMVRGLIAWTELFGALSFELFGRLNNTILERDAWFDHQVRAMAAYTGLR, encoded by the coding sequence ATGGCAGAGCAGAAGGCGGCCTCGCTGCGGGCCCGGGTCCGCGCCGAGATGGTCGACGAGATCAAGCACGTGGCCCGCCGGCACCTCGCCGCTGACGGCGCGAACCTGTCGCTGCGCGCCGTGGCCCGCGACCTGGGCATGGTGTCCTCCGCCGTCTACCGGTACTTCGCCAGCCGCGACGACCTGCTCACCGCGCTGATCCTCGACGCTTACAACGCGCTGGGCGACGCGGCCGAGCGCGCCGAGGCCGCGGTGCCCCGGGGCGACCTGCTCGGCCGGTGGCTGGCCGTCGCGCACGGGTTGCGCGGCTGGGTCCTGGCCCACCCGGAGGAGTACGCGCTGATCTACGGCAGCCCGGTCCCCGGGTACGCGGCCCCGCAGGACACCGTCGAGCCGTCCACCCGGCCCGTCGTGCTGCTCGGCGGGATCCTCGCCGACGCCGGGCGCGCCGGCCTGCTGATCGACCGGGGCGATCCGCCGCTGCCGGCGGCCCTCGCCGCGGAGGTGCGCCGGATCGCGGAGTTCACCGCGGCGGTGGACGTGCCGCAGGACGCGATGGTGCGCGGCCTGATCGCGTGGACCGAACTGTTCGGCGCGCTGAGCTTCGAACTGTTCGGCCGGCTCAACAACACGATCCTCGAGCGGGACGCGTGGTTCGACCACCAGGTGCGCGCGATGGCGGCCTACACCGGCCTGCGGTGA
- a CDS encoding carbonic anhydrase, which translates to MVETDQPWPSTPADALRLLLEGNQRFVDGERLHPHQDADHRTALAPGQRPFAVLFGCSDSRLAAEIIFDRGLGDLFVVRTAGHVVGPEVLGSIEYGVAILDAPLVAVLGHDSCGAIAATLDALRDGKTPGGFIRDVVERVMLSVVTVHEEAMADSEAAVEEHVRYTVEMLTQRSTVIAERLAQGRVGVIGLSYRLAEGSVRRVAGHGV; encoded by the coding sequence ATGGTGGAGACGGACCAGCCCTGGCCATCGACCCCGGCCGACGCGCTGCGGCTGCTGTTGGAGGGCAACCAACGTTTCGTCGACGGGGAGCGGCTGCACCCGCACCAGGACGCCGACCACCGCACCGCCCTCGCCCCCGGCCAGCGACCTTTCGCCGTCCTGTTCGGCTGCTCGGACTCCCGGCTCGCCGCCGAGATCATCTTCGACCGGGGCCTGGGCGACCTGTTCGTGGTCCGCACCGCCGGGCACGTGGTGGGCCCCGAGGTCCTGGGCAGCATCGAGTACGGCGTCGCCATTCTCGACGCCCCCCTGGTCGCGGTCCTCGGCCACGACTCGTGTGGGGCGATCGCCGCCACCCTCGACGCGCTCCGCGACGGCAAGACCCCTGGCGGGTTCATCCGCGACGTTGTCGAACGGGTGATGCTGAGCGTGGTGACCGTGCACGAGGAGGCCATGGCGGACTCGGAGGCCGCCGTCGAGGAGCACGTCCGGTACACGGTGGAGATGCTCACCCAGCGGTCCACGGTGATCGCCGAACGCCTGGCCCAGGGCCGGGTCGGCGTGATCGGGCTGTCCTACCGGCTCGCGGAGGGCAGCGTGCGGCGGGTCGCGGGCCACGGCGTGTGA
- a CDS encoding GntR family transcriptional regulator translates to MSARFRDLAAEIRAAITDGTFPPGSKLPSESELAERYAVSRGTVRQTFALLRADGLIASQQGARRIVLAAPRVQSFAELRSFSLWARSLGEVPAGRKVALVRREASPGEREALGEDRIYHLTRVRLLSGRPVMIERTAYVERIGALVAGIDTDTESICERLEELGIVFAHAEHTLDAVPADDEDADLLGTAPGTPLLRERRRATDPDGRPLEWSEDRYLGDAVAVTIRNSVSASVLERQKS, encoded by the coding sequence ATGTCAGCCAGATTCCGCGACCTCGCGGCCGAGATCCGGGCCGCGATCACCGACGGCACCTTCCCACCGGGTTCCAAGCTCCCCTCGGAGAGCGAACTCGCCGAGCGCTACGCCGTGTCCCGGGGCACGGTCCGCCAGACGTTCGCCCTGCTCCGCGCCGACGGCCTGATCGCCTCCCAGCAGGGCGCCCGCCGGATCGTGCTCGCGGCCCCCCGGGTACAGAGCTTCGCCGAACTGCGCAGCTTCTCGCTGTGGGCCCGCTCGCTCGGCGAGGTGCCGGCCGGCCGCAAGGTCGCCCTCGTCCGCCGCGAGGCCAGCCCGGGGGAGCGCGAGGCGCTCGGCGAGGACCGGATCTACCACCTGACCCGGGTCCGGCTGCTGTCCGGCCGGCCGGTGATGATCGAGCGCACCGCCTACGTCGAACGGATCGGCGCGCTGGTCGCCGGCATCGACACCGACACCGAGTCGATCTGCGAGCGCCTCGAGGAACTCGGCATCGTCTTCGCGCACGCCGAACACACCCTCGACGCGGTGCCCGCCGACGACGAGGACGCCGACCTGCTCGGCACGGCCCCCGGCACCCCGCTGCTCCGCGAACGCCGCCGCGCCACCGACCCCGACGGCCGACCCCTCGAATGGTCAGAGGACCGCTACCTGGGCGACGCCGTCGCCGTCACCATCCGCAACTCCGTCTCCGCCAGCGTTCTCGAAAGGCAGAAATCCTGA
- a CDS encoding glutamine synthetase encodes MDREEARVRGARAAAELSARDIRAVAVTWVDNAGVTRVKGVPTGRLAQAAAWGVGASPVFDVFLVDDSTTTSAHVGGPVGDLRLHPDLDQLTPLAAQPGWAWAPADKWTQEGVASPTCQRGFARRAVERAAAAGLTFSMAFEVEWFVGAPDGTPACAGSAYGMNRLVAVSDYLTDLLETLDHQGVPVEQLHPEYAAGQFELSVAPADPVAAADLMVLVRQTIRAVSARHGFGASFAPVVVPDRVGNGAHLHFSAHADGVNLFAGGPGPHGMTARGEGLLAAVLSRVPALVAIGAPSVSSHLRLVPQRWAGAYQCWGLENREAVLRFVTGPVGARDTAANAELKCVDGSANPYLVVGAVIAAALGAGAAGAGAGGGAAGGVLPQEVTVDPATLAAPPPRLPESVAAALDALDADDALPAALGPELYAAYVAVHRAEAELFDGWARAEIAEAVRWTY; translated from the coding sequence GTGGACAGAGAAGAAGCACGAGTCAGGGGCGCGCGGGCCGCAGCGGAATTGTCCGCACGCGACATCCGCGCCGTCGCGGTGACCTGGGTGGACAACGCCGGGGTGACCCGGGTCAAGGGGGTGCCGACCGGCCGGCTCGCCCAGGCCGCGGCGTGGGGCGTGGGGGCCTCCCCGGTGTTCGACGTGTTCCTGGTCGACGACTCCACCACGACCAGCGCGCACGTCGGCGGCCCGGTCGGCGACCTGCGGCTGCACCCGGACCTCGACCAGCTCACCCCGCTCGCGGCGCAGCCGGGCTGGGCGTGGGCGCCGGCCGACAAGTGGACCCAGGAGGGCGTGGCCTCCCCGACCTGCCAGCGCGGGTTCGCCCGCCGGGCGGTCGAGCGGGCCGCGGCCGCCGGTCTCACGTTCAGCATGGCCTTCGAGGTGGAGTGGTTCGTCGGCGCGCCCGACGGCACGCCGGCCTGCGCCGGCTCCGCCTACGGGATGAACCGGCTGGTCGCCGTCTCCGACTACCTCACGGACCTGCTCGAAACCCTCGACCATCAGGGGGTACCGGTGGAGCAGCTGCACCCCGAGTACGCCGCCGGCCAGTTCGAGCTGTCCGTCGCCCCCGCCGACCCGGTGGCCGCCGCCGACCTGATGGTCCTCGTCCGCCAGACCATCCGGGCGGTGTCGGCGCGGCACGGCTTCGGGGCGTCGTTCGCGCCCGTCGTGGTGCCCGACCGGGTGGGCAACGGCGCGCACCTGCACTTCTCGGCGCACGCCGACGGGGTGAACCTGTTCGCCGGCGGCCCCGGGCCGCACGGGATGACCGCGCGCGGGGAGGGCCTGCTGGCGGCCGTGCTGTCCCGGGTGCCGGCCCTCGTCGCGATCGGCGCGCCCAGTGTGTCCAGTCACCTGCGGTTGGTGCCGCAGCGGTGGGCGGGGGCGTACCAGTGCTGGGGGCTGGAGAACCGGGAGGCGGTGCTGCGGTTCGTGACCGGGCCCGTCGGGGCGCGCGACACCGCGGCGAACGCGGAGCTCAAGTGCGTGGACGGGTCGGCGAACCCGTATCTGGTGGTGGGGGCCGTGATCGCGGCGGCGCTGGGTGCCGGGGCCGCAGGTGCGGGTGCCGGTGGTGGCGCGGCCGGTGGGGTGCTGCCCCAGGAGGTGACCGTGGATCCGGCGACCCTCGCCGCGCCGCCGCCCAGGCTGCCCGAGTCCGTGGCCGCGGCCCTCGACGCGCTCGACGCCGACGACGCGCTCCCGGCCGCCCTCGGCCCCGAGCTGTACGCGGCCTACGTCGCCGTGCACCGCGCCGAGGCGGAGCTCTTCGACGGCTGGGCACGCGCGGAGATCGCGGAGGCGGTCCGGTGGACGTACTGA
- a CDS encoding substrate-binding and vWA domain-containing protein: MRRTLTATLLTAALLLAGCTDNHPVAPDDAHKAPGGTLRVLAGSELADLEPILADMTRTTGVKIELDYTGTLDGVEQVTTGTAGKNHQAVWFSANRYLELHPDAGSRIGTQTKVMSSPVVLGLKQSVAKSLGWDTKRPSWSEVADAAAARRFSYGMTNPAASNSGFSALVALATALTGKGTALTAEQVGQVTPRLRQFFEAQSLTSGSSGWLADTFMRKGGVDGLVNYESVLLSLNAGGKLAEPLTVVYPTDGVVTADYPLTLLAGADPAVKDRYQAVVDYLRRPETQKALMERTFRRPAVPGVGMNEKFGGSTLFELPFPVKLDTADALIDAYNNVARRPSTTIYVLDLSGSMNDDNRLTGLKAALLGLTGADTSLSGRFSGFHQREQVTLLPFSSAPMAPRTFTVPPDTPGPVLDQIKGTVNGFTANGSTAIYDALREAYKLAAEADPGRVTTIVLLTDGEVTAGASLKDFTGRYQNLPPGTKAVPVFPVLFGESAVDEMKQLAALTGGRTFDGRTGTLSAVFKEIRGYQ, translated from the coding sequence ATGCGACGCACCCTGACCGCGACCCTGCTGACCGCGGCGCTGCTGCTGGCCGGCTGCACCGACAACCACCCGGTCGCGCCCGACGACGCCCACAAGGCCCCCGGCGGCACCCTGCGGGTCCTGGCCGGCAGCGAGCTGGCCGACCTGGAGCCGATCCTCGCCGACATGACCAGGACGACCGGGGTGAAGATCGAACTCGACTACACCGGCACCCTCGACGGCGTCGAGCAGGTCACCACCGGCACGGCCGGCAAGAACCACCAGGCGGTGTGGTTCTCCGCCAACCGGTACCTGGAACTGCACCCGGACGCCGGATCCCGGATCGGCACCCAGACGAAGGTGATGAGTTCCCCCGTCGTCCTCGGGCTCAAGCAGTCGGTGGCGAAGTCGCTGGGCTGGGACACGAAGCGGCCCTCGTGGAGCGAGGTCGCCGACGCCGCCGCCGCGCGGAGGTTCAGCTACGGCATGACCAACCCGGCCGCGTCCAACTCCGGATTCTCCGCCCTCGTCGCGCTGGCCACCGCGCTGACCGGTAAGGGCACGGCGCTCACCGCCGAGCAGGTCGGGCAGGTGACGCCGAGGCTGCGGCAGTTCTTCGAGGCACAGTCGCTCACGTCGGGATCCTCGGGCTGGCTCGCGGACACGTTCATGCGCAAGGGCGGCGTGGACGGCCTGGTCAACTACGAGTCGGTGCTGCTGTCGCTGAACGCCGGCGGCAAGCTCGCCGAACCGCTCACCGTGGTGTACCCGACGGACGGGGTCGTCACGGCCGACTACCCGCTGACCCTGCTCGCCGGGGCCGACCCGGCGGTGAAGGACCGCTACCAGGCCGTGGTGGACTACCTGCGCCGGCCGGAGACCCAGAAGGCCCTGATGGAGCGCACCTTCCGCCGGCCGGCGGTGCCCGGGGTGGGCATGAATGAGAAGTTCGGCGGCAGCACACTGTTCGAGCTGCCGTTCCCGGTGAAGCTGGACACCGCCGACGCGCTGATCGACGCGTACAACAACGTCGCCCGGCGGCCGTCCACCACCATCTACGTGCTGGACCTGTCCGGTTCGATGAACGACGACAACCGGCTCACCGGACTCAAGGCCGCACTGCTGGGCCTCACCGGGGCCGACACCAGCCTCTCGGGGCGGTTCTCCGGCTTCCACCAGCGCGAACAGGTGACGCTGCTGCCGTTCTCCAGCGCGCCCATGGCACCGCGGACGTTCACCGTGCCGCCGGACACCCCCGGGCCGGTCCTCGACCAGATCAAGGGCACGGTGAACGGCTTCACCGCCAACGGGTCGACCGCGATCTACGACGCGTTGCGGGAGGCCTACAAGCTGGCCGCCGAGGCCGATCCCGGCCGGGTGACCACGATCGTGCTGCTCACCGACGGGGAGGTGACGGCGGGGGCGAGCCTGAAGGACTTCACCGGGCGGTACCAGAACCTGCCGCCCGGCACGAAGGCCGTGCCGGTGTTCCCGGTGCTGTTCGGCGAGAGCGCCGTCGACGAGATGAAGCAGCTCGCCGCGCTGACCGGCGGACGGACCTTCGACGGCAGGACCGGCACCCTGTCGGCGGTGTTCAAGGAGATCCGTGGGTATCAGTAG
- a CDS encoding DUF2785 domain-containing protein, which translates to MTDWNKIVESDYAVPGDRDLTALTAELSAALADPDPLIRDGAPYRVLGTWIRRGVLDAELPALGDAMAARFDHPEVQARTFAPLVLAWIVDRRGAAPAWVTAFERWYPAEEDLRGHDPDLGWLHAVAHGADLLGVYGRTEPTRMLDVAARRLIAPAALVWRDQEDDRLAHAVAVTLTHPELTADGAGAWLEPVAADFRAGKPGPPPAHASNAMRTLRALYVLVDRGVRAERNGAPVRVAHREAVLEALAATLAVVAPFAG; encoded by the coding sequence GTGACCGACTGGAACAAGATCGTCGAATCCGACTACGCCGTCCCCGGGGACCGGGACCTCACCGCACTGACCGCCGAGCTGAGCGCCGCGCTCGCCGATCCGGACCCGCTGATCCGCGACGGCGCGCCGTACCGGGTGCTGGGCACCTGGATCAGGCGGGGCGTCCTCGACGCGGAGCTCCCGGCACTCGGCGACGCGATGGCCGCCCGGTTCGACCACCCGGAGGTGCAGGCCAGGACCTTCGCGCCCCTGGTGCTGGCCTGGATCGTCGACCGGCGGGGCGCGGCCCCGGCGTGGGTGACGGCGTTCGAGCGCTGGTACCCGGCGGAGGAGGACCTGCGCGGACACGACCCCGACCTCGGCTGGCTGCACGCGGTCGCGCACGGCGCGGACCTGCTCGGCGTGTACGGCCGCACCGAACCGACCCGGATGCTCGACGTGGCGGCCCGCCGCCTGATCGCGCCGGCGGCGCTGGTCTGGCGCGACCAGGAGGACGACCGGCTGGCGCACGCCGTCGCGGTGACGCTGACCCACCCGGAGCTCACCGCCGACGGGGCCGGGGCGTGGCTGGAACCGGTCGCGGCCGACTTCCGCGCGGGGAAGCCCGGCCCGCCGCCGGCCCACGCCTCGAACGCGATGCGCACCCTGCGGGCGTTGTACGTGCTGGTCGACCGAGGGGTGCGGGCCGAACGGAACGGGGCTCCGGTGCGGGTCGCGCACCGCGAGGCGGTGCTGGAAGCGCTCGCCGCGACCCTGGCGGTCGTCGCACCGTTCGCTGGCTGA
- a CDS encoding NAD-dependent epimerase/dehydratase family protein, which translates to MHVIIGAGAVGSTVATQLAARGEQVRILSRRGSGPEHPAIERVAADATDASRLSALSAGAVALYNCASPEYHRWLTDWPPIATAILTAAERTGAVLATTSNLYGYGPVTGPITPATTLAATHPKLRLRAQMWRDALALHQAGRIRATEVRGSDYIEANSIFSYVARPVRAGKRAQVPTPLDVPHSWTSIADVARTLIAAAGDERAWGQGWLVPTHAPMTVRELTTRFAKVIGAPEPRLRQLPWPVLWTMGLFSPVIRELRATRYQFVRPFVIDSDLTERTFGLSPTDLDDALLVA; encoded by the coding sequence ATGCACGTCATCATCGGCGCGGGCGCGGTCGGCAGCACGGTCGCGACCCAGCTGGCCGCGCGCGGCGAACAGGTCCGGATCCTCAGCCGGCGCGGCTCGGGCCCCGAGCACCCGGCGATCGAACGGGTCGCCGCCGACGCCACCGACGCCTCCCGGCTCAGCGCGCTGTCGGCCGGGGCCGTGGCGCTCTACAACTGCGCGAGCCCGGAGTACCACCGTTGGCTCACCGACTGGCCGCCGATCGCCACCGCGATCCTCACCGCCGCCGAGCGCACCGGCGCCGTGCTCGCCACGACCAGCAATCTCTACGGGTACGGACCGGTCACCGGCCCGATCACCCCGGCCACCACCCTGGCCGCCACCCACCCGAAGCTGCGCCTGCGCGCCCAGATGTGGCGGGACGCCCTCGCCCTGCACCAGGCCGGCCGGATCCGCGCCACCGAGGTCCGGGGCAGCGACTACATCGAGGCAAACTCGATCTTCTCGTACGTCGCCCGGCCGGTCCGGGCCGGCAAACGCGCCCAGGTGCCGACCCCCCTCGACGTGCCGCACAGCTGGACGTCGATCGCCGACGTCGCGCGGACCCTGATCGCTGCGGCCGGCGACGAGCGCGCCTGGGGGCAGGGCTGGCTCGTGCCGACCCACGCGCCCATGACGGTGCGGGAGCTGACCACCCGGTTCGCGAAGGTGATCGGCGCGCCGGAGCCGAGGTTGCGCCAGCTGCCCTGGCCGGTGCTGTGGACGATGGGGCTGTTCTCGCCGGTCATCCGGGAACTGCGGGCGACCCGGTACCAGTTCGTGCGGCCCTTCGTCATCGACTCGGACCTGACCGAACGCACGTTCGGACTGAGCCCCACAGACCTGGATGACGCGCTGCTGGTCGCATGA